A window of Micrococcales bacterium genomic DNA:
TCCGAACGCCTCGGTCCGTACGAGTCCGAGGACCAGGCCTCGCACGCGTTCGAGATCGCCCGCAAGCGCAACGAGGACTACGACGCGGCCGAGAAGGACTGGGGCCGGCACCCGGACACCGGGCTCGGTAAGGACGCCGACTGATCCGAGGGTTCCCCGGATCCGCAGCGGGGCCCGCCACCGGCCTTTGACACACTGGCGGCCATGACGACGATCGCGGTGCTCGGTGGCACCGGACCTCAGGGCAAAGGTTTGGCGGCACGCTGGGCGAAATCCGGATTCGATGTGGTGCTCGGCTCCCGGGACCCACAACGGGCACAGGCCGTGGCCGCGGAGATCGGAGTGCGGGGCGCGGGGAACCGCGACGCCGCCGAACAGGGTGACGTCGTGGTGGTGGCGGTCCCGTACGAGGGACACGCGGCCATCGTCGAAGAGGTGGCCGACGCCGTTGCCGGCAAGGTGCTCGTCGACTGCGTCAACCCGCTGGGGTTCGACAAGCAAGGGGCCTTCGGGCTGCCCGTGCCGGAAGGCTCGGCAGCCCAGCAGGCGGCCGTTGTGGCACCGCAGGCGCGGGTGGTTGCGGCGTTCCATCACGTGAGTGCTGTCCTGCTCGCCGATCTCGACCACGAGTTGGACATCGACGTCATGGTCCTGGGCGACGACCGCGAGGCAGTCGACGAGGTCATCGCGCTGGCCGACAGCATCCCGGGGATGCGTGGGGTGTTCGCCGGCCGGTTGCGCAACGCGGCTCAGGTGGAAGCGCTGACCGCGAACCTCATCTCGATCAACCGGCGGTACAAGGTGCACGCGGGTGTGCGGATCACCGATCTGCCCTGAGGATTTGGGTCGCCCCCGCCGCCGGTACACGGGCGTTGGATGAGCTCCCTACCTGTCAGTCTGACTGTGAGTCGGTCGTCACCTGATTGGAGATGATCGAGGATGTCAGTTCATGGTTTGACTGTTGAGCAGCGCCGGGAGCATGTGTTTGCGTATTTGGAGACTCCGTATGGGGTCAAGGGCCGGTATCTGGCTGAGCATGGGATCAGTGCGTATCAGATCCGGCAGTGGCGTTCCCAGATGTACTCCGGGACGCTGGAGACGGGGTTGGTGCCTCGGGGAGTGTGGATGAACGATTCGAATGTCAACCGCGAGGTGGTGCGGTTACGCGAGGAACTCGAGGCGCTGCGCGCGCGCATGGCGGCCCGCGAGGCCGAGCATGAGGAGGCGCTGACCGCGAAACAAGCGCAGATCGACGCGGCGGGGCGGGTGGCTGAGGCGTTGGGAAAAGCTATCGCGCTCTTGCACGCCGGGAACGAGAGCGCGGACAGTACCACCGGAGATTGACCGAGCAGCAGGCCGCGGATCTGGCCGGGTTCTACGACGCGGAGGCTGAGCTGGTCGCGGCCATCCGTGCGGCGGGCTGGTCGCAGACCAGGGCGTTGAAGCTGATCGGGTTAGCGGCCTCGACGTGGCATTACCGCCACCGGCCACGACCGGTGTCGCGGTGTGTGGTGGCCCATACCGAGCGGCGCTGCGACACCTGGCTGACCGAGGCCGAGACCGCGGCGATCATCGGCAAGTTGAACGCTGCCTTCGAGGCCAAGAAGTCGGTGTACCAGGCCTACTACGAGGCGCTGGACGCCGGACAGCCGGTGGCCTCACTGAAGTCGTGGTACCGGATCGCCAACACCTACCTGCCCGCGTGCCGGCCGCTGCGACGTACCCGTAAGCGCCGGTGCACCGCGATGCCGCAGTGGGAGGCCTTCACCCCGATGCAGGTGTGGTCGTGGGACATCACCATGCTTCCCGGGCCCTACCGGGGGATCAACTACTGCCTGTACGCGGTGATCGATGTGTTCTCCCGCAAGATCGTGGCCTGGCGGGTCGAGCAGGCCGAGGTCGATGACCTGGCCGCGGACATGTTCGGCGAGGCGTTGCAGGAAGGGCCACGGCCCTTCCTGCTGCACTCCGACAGAGGTGCATCGATGACCTCGAAAGCCGTGGCCAAGACGATGGGCGAACTCGGTGTTGCCCTGAGCCGTAACCGGCCGCGGGTCTCCAACGACAACCCGTTCTCCGAGGCCTGGTTCAAGACCGCGAAATACCGGGCCGGATACCCGCGGCACTTCCACGACATCGACCACGCCCGGGCCTGGGCCGCAGAACTGATCGACTGGTACAACAACCAGCACCGGCATTCATCCCTGGCCGGGCACACCCCAGCCAGCGTCCACGACGGAAGCTGGACCCTGATCCATCACCAGCGCCAAGCTGTCCTCGACCAGCTCTACCTGGCCAACCCCAGCCGCTACCGCACGCCCCCACAAGCCCTGACCCCCATGGCCCGCGTGGCCCTGAACCAGCAACAACCCGCAGTGGGGTGTACCAAGGATTCCGGACAGGGTCCCCACTTAGGAGAGGATGCCTAGCATGTCCGGAAATCGTCGTAAGTTCAGTGCGCAGTTCAAGGCCGAGGCGGTGCAGTTGGTGCTGCAGTCCGGTGACCCGATCAAAAAAAGCAGCGGCCTTCTTCGCCCAGACGCACCAGTAGCAGACCGCTGCCTGGTGATCGAAGCGGAGAAGGCGACCTATCCGATCACGATGATGTGCCAGCTGCTGGACGTGCCCCGCTCCAGCTACTACGACTGGGCCGGCCGGGCCGACACCGTGACCGCCACCGCGGCCCGGCACGCGGCGCTGACCGAGGCGGTGAGGTCAGTGTTCGACGAGTACCGGCAGACCTACGGCTGCCGGCGGATCGCACACGTGCTGAACACCGAACACGGCCTGCCGGTCAGTGTCGGCACGGTCGCGGACATCATGCGCGACCAGCGCCTGGTCGCCGTGCAGCCGCGGGCCTACAAGACCACCACCGTGGCCGACACCGACGCCGAATACCCCACGGATGCGATCGGCCGGGACTTCACCGCCGAGGCCCCCGGGGCCCGGCTGGTCGGCGACATCACCTACCTGCGCACCGGGCAGGGCTGGCTGTACCTGGCCACCGTGATCGACCTGTGCACCCGGATGGTGGTGGGCTGGGCGATCGCCGACCACATGCGCACCAATCTGGTCTGCCAGGCCCTGCGCATGGCCCACAACGACGGCTACCTGGTCCCCCGGGGCGGTGTTCCACTCCGACCGGGACCCAGTACACCTCCGACGAATTCGCCCGCTGCTGCACCACCCTCGGCGTCGCGCAGCATGGGACGCACCGGTCAATGCTAGGACAACGCCGCCGCCGAATCTGGTTCGCCACGTTGAAGAACGAGATGTACCACCGGTACTGGTTCCCCACCCACGCCCGTGCCCGGCATGCCGTGGCCGAGTACATCGAGGTGTTCTACAACCGCAAACGACACCACTCCACCCTGGCCTACCGCACCCCGTGGCAAGCCTGGAACAACCACCGCGCTGCCCGGCCGGCAGCATGATCAAGAACTACAAGCCGTGTCCGAGATTCTTGACACACCCCACAGACCGACTCCAACCAGGTTGACAGGTTCCGGCTCGTGCAGTTGGTTGACGCTCGTCGCGCGCTGAACCTCAACCAACTGCCCGAACGTCAACCAACTGCCCGAACGTCAACCAACTGCGTGCAGCGCCAGTGTTCATCTCGATCAACCGGCGGTACAAGGTGCACGCGGGTGTGCGGATCACCGATCTGCCGCGCTGCACGGGCGTTGGATGGGGCTCGTGCAGTTGGTTGACGCTCGTCGCGCGCTGAACCTCAACCAACTGCCCGAGCCCCAACCAACCCGACAGGGTGTCAGTGGTACTCGTGCTCCGGCGCCGGATACGTCCCGGCCACGACCTCGCCCGCCCACGTCTGCACGGCGCCGGTCAGCACTGACCGCAGATCCGCGTACTGCTTGACGAACTTCGGTGGCCTGCCCGGGTGAGCCCGGCCATGTCCTGCCACACCAGTACCTGGGCATCGGTGTGCGGGCCCGCGCCGATGCCGATGGTGGGGATGGAGACCGCCCGGGTCGCTGCCTCGGCCAGGTCAGCCGGCACGACCTCCAGAACCGCGGCGAAGGCGCCGGCCTGCTCCATGTGTTTGGCGTCGAGGATCAGCCGCTGCCCTGCCTCACCGCGCCCCTGTACCTTGTAGCCGCCGAGCTGGTGCACCGACTGCGGCGTGAGCCCGAGGTGTGCCATGACCGGGATGCCGGCGCTGGTGAGGAACTCCACGTGGGGGAGGACGCGTTCGCCACCCTCGAGTTTGACGGCGTGGGCGCCGGTCTCCTTCATGAAGCGGGTGGCCGTGGCCAGCGCCTGCTGCGGGGACTCCTGATAGGAGCCGAACGGCAGGTCCGCCACCACCATCGCGCGCTTCGAACCGCGCACGACCGCCGCCACCAGGGGAATGAGGTCGTCGACCGTGACCGGGATGGTCGAGTCATGGCCGTAGACGACCATCGCCGCGGAGTCGCCGACCAGCATCACAGGGATCCCGGCAGCGTCGAACAGACCTGCGGTGAGGGCGTCGTAGGCGGTGATCATCGGCCACTTCTCCCCGCGCTCCTTGGCGGCGGCGAGGTCCTTGGTCGTCACGCGACGACCAGTGGCGGGGCCGTAGAGGGATTCGGACATGAGGGTTACCTCCAGCCTCGAGGCTCACGGTGAGTCCCCGGACGCCTTCATGGTGCCACATCAGGCCGAGGTAGGTGAAGAGGCAACGGGTTGTGATTTTCGGAGGAATCCGTAGGATACGGAACTGTTCCGTTTCGAAAGGCGCCCCCATGGACAAGCCCACTGGGCATCCCCGTCGTTGGCAGATCCTCGCGGTCCTGGTCACGAGCCTGCTGGTGGTGGTCCTCGACAACACCGTGCTGAATGTGGCCATCAAGACCATCCAGGAGGATCTCGGCGCAACCCAGAACGAGATCGTCTGGGCCATCAACTCGTACACCTTGGTCTTCGCGGCCCTGCTGTTCACCTGGGGCGTACTCGGTGATCGCTACGGCCGCAAGAGAATCCTGGTCATCGGCCTGCTGCTGTTCGGTCTGGCGTCCGCGCTGAGCGCATTCGCCTCGGACCCCACGCAGTTGATCGTCGCCCGCGGGTTGATGGGTATCGGCGGCGCATCGGTACTGCCGGTGACACTTGCGATCATCACCGTGGTCTTTCCGCCGCACGAGCGCGGCCGGGCCATCGGTCTGTGGGCTGCGTCTGTGGGGGGTGCGGTGGCGATCGGGCCGCTGCTGGGAGGGTTCCTGCTCGAGCACTACTGGTGGGGCTCGGTGTTCCTCATCAACGTCCCGATCGTGATCATCGGCGTCATCGGAATCCTCGCGCTGGTGCCCGAGTCGAAGGACCCCAACCCGGGTCGCCTTGACCCGGTGGGCCTGGTCCTGAGCGTCACCGGCCTGCTGCTGCTCGTGTACGGGATCCAGCACGGCGGTGACACCCAGGAGTGGTTCAGCTGGGACGTCGGCGGGTGCATCGTCGCCGGGGTGGCGATCCTGGTCACATTCATCGTGCTGGAGGCGCGCAGCGACCATCCCTCGCTGGACATGTCGTTGTTCGGTATCCGCTCCTTCTCTGCCTCGCTCACCACGGTCTCCCTGACGTTCGCGGCGATGACCGGATCGCTGCTGTTCCTGGCGTTCTACATGCAGTTGGTACGCGGGTACAGCCCGCTGCAGGACGGTGCGTTCACCCTGCCCGTGGCTGTGGGCCAACTGCTGGCCGCCCCCCGCAGCGCCAAGATGGTGGAACGATTCGGTGCCCGCCGGGTCATCACGTTCGGGCTGACGCTGGCGGGGCTGGTGTTCGCCTCGTTCGTCCTGCTACAACCGCAGACCCCCGCGTGGGTGCTGCTGGTCACGTGGTTCTTCCTCGGTTTCGGGCTCGGCAACGTGATCGCTCCGTCCACGACCCGGATGACCCTTGCGACCCCGCCGGAGAAGGCAGGGGCCGGATCTGCCGTGCAGAACACAGTGCGGCAGGTCTCTGCGGCCATCGGAGTGGCCGTGCTGTCGTCGCTGGTCGCCGTCGTGTACAGCAACGCGATGACCAGCACCGCCGGGATCTCAGACCTGCCCGCGCAACTGCAGACGCCGGTCACCGATTCCATCGGCGGTGCCTACGAGGCCACCAGCCGGGCGGTCGGCGCCGGTGTGCTGCAACCCGAGCAGGCCGCGGCCATCCAGTCCGCCGCCGTGGACAGTTTCATGCAGGCCTTCCACCTGGCCGCGCTGGGCTCGGCGCTACTCATCGTCATCGCGTTGATCGTGCTGCTGCTGCGACTGCCCGCACAGCCGGAGCATGCCGCCTGGGGCGGGCACGCCGGCCACGTCGACGTGGACCAGGAGTTGTCCCCGGACCAGTTCGAGGGGGAGTCCGAGGATGGCGAGCACGAGCAGGCACCGACCGGGGAGCAGCGGTGACGCCGGCGCAGGTCGGACGGCCGCGGGATCCCCGTGTCGACGAGGCGCTGACCACGCACCTGGTGGACCTGCTCGCCGAGCGCGGCCCCGACGGGTTCTCCGTCGACGAGCTCGCGGAGCGTTCTGGAGTCGGCAAAGCCGCGATCTACCGCCGGTACCGTTCCCGCGCCGAGTTGGTCGCAGCGGGTTTCGAGGCCGTCAACGAGAGCATGCCCGACGTGTCCGGCCTGCCGGTGCGCGAGGCTCTCGTCCGGCTGCTCGACTGGGTCTCCGGTGCGCATGCGGCGGGTCTGACACCCACCTGGCTGGTGGCGATGCAGCAGATGCCCACTCTGCGTGAGAAGTACATGACCCAGGTCGTCGAGCCGCGGCGCGACGCCTTGCGCGCGGTTGTGGCACGGGGTCAGCAGGAGGGTCACCTGCGCAGGGACGTGGCGACCGACGTCATCGTGACCGCCCTGAGTGCCCCGGCAGTCCTGGTCGGCATGCACCGGGCGCGCGGGTATGGACCCGGGGAGGTCAGCATCGGTGATGTCGTCGACCTCATCCTGTCCGGGCTGCTCAGTCCAGAGGCTCGCGCC
This region includes:
- a CDS encoding MFS transporter; this translates as MDKPTGHPRRWQILAVLVTSLLVVVLDNTVLNVAIKTIQEDLGATQNEIVWAINSYTLVFAALLFTWGVLGDRYGRKRILVIGLLLFGLASALSAFASDPTQLIVARGLMGIGGASVLPVTLAIITVVFPPHERGRAIGLWAASVGGAVAIGPLLGGFLLEHYWWGSVFLINVPIVIIGVIGILALVPESKDPNPGRLDPVGLVLSVTGLLLLVYGIQHGGDTQEWFSWDVGGCIVAGVAILVTFIVLEARSDHPSLDMSLFGIRSFSASLTTVSLTFAAMTGSLLFLAFYMQLVRGYSPLQDGAFTLPVAVGQLLAAPRSAKMVERFGARRVITFGLTLAGLVFASFVLLQPQTPAWVLLVTWFFLGFGLGNVIAPSTTRMTLATPPEKAGAGSAVQNTVRQVSAAIGVAVLSSLVAVVYSNAMTSTAGISDLPAQLQTPVTDSIGGAYEATSRAVGAGVLQPEQAAAIQSAAVDSFMQAFHLAALGSALLIVIALIVLLLRLPAQPEHAAWGGHAGHVDVDQELSPDQFEGESEDGEHEQAPTGEQR
- the npdG gene encoding NADPH-dependent F420 reductase — encoded protein: MTTIAVLGGTGPQGKGLAARWAKSGFDVVLGSRDPQRAQAVAAEIGVRGAGNRDAAEQGDVVVVAVPYEGHAAIVEEVADAVAGKVLVDCVNPLGFDKQGAFGLPVPEGSAAQQAAVVAPQARVVAAFHHVSAVLLADLDHELDIDVMVLGDDREAVDEVIALADSIPGMRGVFAGRLRNAAQVEALTANLISINRRYKVHAGVRITDLP
- a CDS encoding TetR/AcrR family transcriptional regulator is translated as MTPAQVGRPRDPRVDEALTTHLVDLLAERGPDGFSVDELAERSGVGKAAIYRRYRSRAELVAAGFEAVNESMPDVSGLPVREALVRLLDWVSGAHAAGLTPTWLVAMQQMPTLREKYMTQVVEPRRDALRAVVARGQQEGHLRRDVATDVIVTALSAPAVLVGMHRARGYGPGEVSIGDVVDLILSGLLSPEARATGS
- a CDS encoding IS3 family transposase, which codes for MTEQQAADLAGFYDAEAELVAAIRAAGWSQTRALKLIGLAASTWHYRHRPRPVSRCVVAHTERRCDTWLTEAETAAIIGKLNAAFEAKKSVYQAYYEALDAGQPVASLKSWYRIANTYLPACRPLRRTRKRRCTAMPQWEAFTPMQVWSWDITMLPGPYRGINYCLYAVIDVFSRKIVAWRVEQAEVDDLAADMFGEALQEGPRPFLLHSDRGASMTSKAVAKTMGELGVALSRNRPRVSNDNPFSEAWFKTAKYRAGYPRHFHDIDHARAWAAELIDWYNNQHRHSSLAGHTPASVHDGSWTLIHHQRQAVLDQLYLANPSRYRTPPQALTPMARVALNQQQPAVGCTKDSGQGPHLGEDA